TTTTGTCCCCCTGGTTTACTCGACCTGAATGTAGTAACTTTCATATCTTTCGAATTAATTTTGTTCTTGCTTTCATTATGtttgtgtaaaaaaattgcaattGTAGCAGTTGACGAGTGAATTTTAgccttttaaaataaaaataataattgaaatataaatgaacattcgtgcaatttttttttttttttttttttttttttttgctactTTTCGTTATTCTTTGCTTGCCTTTGACTCATTTTTCGGTATCCTCTTAACTTGGTGAACTCCTCCTTCATTTTTGAAAAGATCGAACAGGCTTATATTAATTTCCTTTCcgcatttatttatatttatgttatcaTTTGAACTAACCACTAAAGATTCGCTAATGTCCTAAAAAGAAGGAATATAATTTAGAACGAGCCACATAAGTGTACAAAAgtttttactttaaaaacGTTAGTATTGTAAATTATAATGTACTAGATTgaaatattccttttttttctttttttttttttttttacttgaaCTTTTTTAACTGTGCAGTTGTACTTTTCTGCAAAAGTTTTATATGTCTTACGAGTGggaagcaaaataaaagtaaaataaattaaaataaacttaCTAATATGcatgttaatataaatactaaTATGCATGCTAATATTCATACTAATATGTATGTTAATATACATACTAATATGCATGTTAATATACATACTAATATGCATGTTAATATACATACTAATATGCATGTTAATATACATACTAATATGCATGCTAATATACATACTAATATGCATGTTAATATACATACTAATATGCATGCTAATATTCATACtaatatgcatacacatatacataaacggAAACataacaaacaaaaaaaagggcAAATAACTTTACGTAGGTTTTACATAGctcaaatttaaaaatgatcataatgcgtacacatatatacatgtatgcatatatatgcatatgtacatgtacgtatacatgcatatatgtgtgtgcacatatacgaatatttcttcttttctcaTCACTTTTAACAAATCCCTTGACCACGACAAGGCTTCTTCTCCCCCCACTCCGGGTCGAAACTCAATGCGTATAAGATTCTTGTTCTCAAAAAACTcattctcttctttttttataaataagtgAAAGACattccttttaaaaatatccttttttttttctgccgctctttttataaagtcttttttctttcggaaaaaaaaaataaataattaattaattaaggttataatataatgaaataaattaaattatggtAAAATGTGGCAAATTTATGTAACATGAAAGGGAATAATGCAGTAAAACAAAGTTATCATTTTTTGGACTAGCAGAATTATGAATTTTGCATTTCTCTTTAACGTATGATGACCAGTCCTCTCGATATGCACAAACATACAcaaacatacacacacatgcacacatgtacacacattgtacatacgtaaatataaGCAACAATATATTAACGCAAAAGTTCATTTCTTTGATTATATATCAAGTTGTCTACTGCATAGTAAATCTTCCATTCGCAGtttttacacatataaagCTGCATTTTAAACAAGTGCTTGTACAAAAagattgttttttttctttttttttcggtAAAAtgagatatatttataagattTACTAATGTATGGTACTTTATCTATATAAAAGTTGGATACATAAATAGGAAAACCGCATAATAAAAGGTAACCCACAAAAAGTAccctgttcataattttaagaGGAAAAGGGGTACGCTAATCTCTTTAAAACTTATTCGTATTCATTTGGTGCTCtcctcttttatttttctattttacgatttttacagtttttttatatacttactaatttttcattgtataataaattttatttttatttttattttgttttatgtttaattgtgcacttcaaatttttattccaGGCTTAATCACTTTTGAGTAGAATGCCGAATATtcgaaaatgaaaaaaagtgtaaaatAAGCAAATACGATATATGATGcgatattacaaaaaaaaaaaataaaaaagggagagcgcatatgtgtatatacgcAATTGCAGTACGCAAGcgttatgtatacatacatatgtatgtatatgtatatgtatatgtatatatatatacatatatatatatatatatatatgcatatgtccGCATGGCGCAccgagaaaaaaaaagagcccttgaaaaaatatttctaccAAGAGAGTGCGCACAAAAAAAGTTCAATTTTATAATAGGTATAATAAGATGCCATACGCAAAAGCGCAAATtagttaattatataatgttattaGTGCAGgatgaattttataaatattcaaacaAGCGCATTTAAACATTCGGgtatcacaaaaaaaaaaaaaaatatattaacatacaaaaatactgtataatataataaaatactgtataatataataaaatactgtataatataataaaatactgtataatataataaaatactgtataatataataaaatactgtataatataataaaatactgtataatataataaaatactgtataatataataaaatactgtataatataataaaataccgtataatataataaaataccgtataatataataaaataccgtatattataatattttattatattatataataaaaaaagagacactaaaaaaaaagcttaaTGTACGAATACAAATTGTCACTTTTTGGCATAAAactgttttatataatttattaaggAGGATTCATTTTCAAAATTCTTTTTGATATTTAATCTTAATATATGAGTACTGTATATAATGTTCATGTGGCCCTCACTAATAACATTTGATGTTATATTCTCCACCGTGTCTTCATAGTCTTCTATATTTATGGATGTGCTTGAGTTCATCCTTTGGTTTATCTGCACATGGATGTTTATGTTGTTGTACCTCAAGAGGCCTTGCTCAAATTTGAACGTTTCAATGACCGGCGTTATTTTGCATTCGCACTGTTGGAAGCGAGATGGGGacaatgaaaaatgtaaaatgtaaaatgtaaaatgaaaaatgaaaaatgaaaaatgtaaaatgaaaaatgaaaaatgtaaaatgaaaaatgtaaaatgaaaaatgaaaaatgaaaaatgaaaaaacaaataaattaacaagTGAGAGAATGAATGAAATAATGAATGAgagaacataaaaaaaattaacagacTAATGAGACATAAAAATGggggaaaatgaaaaaaaaacaaaaacaaagcAAAACTAAACAAAACATAGCAAAACTAAACAAAACATAGCAAAACAAAATGCGCAAGTGTCAATGATTCATTATTTTGCGCATTTCACGTACCCGAATGTTCTTCTGAATCAAGTTGTTGTACAAGGAAAAAGCGTATACCAGCAACTTGTGGGCCTTGGTCGTAATAACAACACTCGGCGAGTGAAAGTCGATGGGCATGTCGGAATAATTGTTCCTTCTTACCTCCTGAAAGGAAgggaaaaatatgtatactcATATGTGTACGTACATGCGgggtatgtacatacatatacttacAGTTATATAGGTGAACATCTATGTACACTTGGGTGAATGCACAAATTGCATGAACAAGTCTGGTACATtgaaacacaaaaaaaaaaaaaaaaaaaaaaaaagctagcTGCACACACACAAATATTCCATCGTTTGATGCTTGGCATTTtgcatatgtaaaaatttaaagtgCGCACTTGAAACATAATCTTCGAAATGGAGTCTACAAAAATCTCAAAGACAAAGTTATAAATGGTTTTGGATGAAATTTGTTCTGGGTTGGAAAAGACATCAGTTGATACACCGCCAAAggataataaattttgttcaTCTGCTTGAGAATAGATATTAAAGACCAGAGAGAATGCAAATATTTGTTGatatttgttcataaaaaaatcccaaacaaataaatgtttagcgttattaaaataattaaaaaggttatttaaataaatgatagttgatattatatactttataaattttttatttttatgatttatCATATAGTATATTTTGCAAATATTTCTCAGTCTGTCGtttatattatctttatCTTCGAATATTGCTGAGTAGAGAATTTCTAAAATGTTCTCTTCACAATTAACATccataaaataaagcaatttttttaaactcttaaaattcatatttttatcttgaaattggttatatatataatacgttttttcatcattttctaGTGCAAATATGTCTTtgattacatatataagaagATCTGTAAGGGaccatttaataattaactttttcaaataaccttcaaatttgttaaatatatcCAATATATTGTATAAGGTAATTAGCTGATATATACAAAGAGAAATATTTACTTCTGTATATTCATTATCATTGTTGacattattactatatttattattacatccATGAATGGTGaagtatattttctttttatcatcaACTGtcattacattattatatataatactatttTCTCTCTGTataattttctctttatcattcttcaaaaaataattttgaaaaaaggaaaaagagcttgttacatttttattatacatataatgtgGAATTAAATTCACATATGCTTCTGTAAGGCAAAATGGCATATACAatagtttattatttttatcaataaaAGTAATTCTCTGGTTAAatctatttaatatattacaacgTTTCTCTTCCCCTACTGCGTTTTTCGTTTCTAATAATAAAtccttattatttaatacatcCTCATTTGActgttttgctttttttatatttttcaagcTCCTTTTGCTATCTGTAGAcaaattattgttaattgCATTCTCTCGCAAATGTACGTTATCGATGATGCCTCTTCCTTCTCTGAGCTCCTCCTTATGACCaccatttttcttttttgataAACCTCTTCCACATTCATCCGTGCCGCTTGTATCTCCACTGTCCTTTACTTGCCCATTTGAAGCTACTTCCTGAGGGATTCCCCTCTTGTGCTCGTACCTTCccttaaattttttcaatttagaAGAGCCCCTCCTAAATAGGGAATCCAGAGAGTACCTAACACCttgatcatttttttttttttttaaaattacattttttgataatatttcataattatcattaaaaatcattttcctaatttttaatttttcataatttgaACAATCCatcttattattttccttccCTGTTTTGTTTCTAAGTAcatgcattttatttataaatttgatGGGCAATTTTTGCAAAACATTATTGTCAGTTGTGttatcataatttaatttagttTTTTCTGTTAATAATTGAAAAACGAGAGGCTGGTTATAAGAAGAATATTTCTTCGATAAAACCACATggaaatattcaaatatataactattaATAACATcatattcatatgtacatgtgttcATATAAAGGTATGTATTACTGTTTCTGTCAAAAGGTAGAGCCTtcgatatattattactatacaATAAAACATTCAAAATATTTGTGCATTCGATAgaagaattaatttttaatttttgtaaaaaatttttaaataaatctCTCTGTATTACTATAGGTATTAACGGACACTTCAGCAAACACTCTGCTGTTATTTTGTGTACTCTCATGGTTTCATCGATACCACTGATATTATTAGTATTGATGTTTTCATGTTTGACATTACTAGTTCTAACGGTCGTTCCCACTTTGTTTGCTATGCCACCGGCGAGTGTTCCACCGTTTGGGGGAAAACTCTTTATACCACTGGACAGGCCGCTAgtttttccattattttgGCCGCCCCTTGTACCACTCTTCATTCCATTATTTAGCATGGCCCTCCCATTGCTGCAATTGTTAAGTTTACGCTTGTCAGTTCTACCAACATGTGTAGCATTACCATTATGCCTCCTTTTCACATTATGCACATTTCTAAAATCCATGTTTCCCGTACAATGatcatttttaatgttattgCTCGGAGGAAGGGAAAAGACGcccttattattattttcatttacacCATAATCGTCATCACTTGCAAAGAAGTCCCTTTCCTTTACACTTCCtcttctattattattgactaaattatttttaacctGTGTAGCACTAGAATTTCttaaataagaattatttggtttatttgtattttgcTGTTTCACAAAATTAGATgcattttttaagttatcTAAATATTCATTCGATGTGTCCCATTCTGCTGTACGATCAGACCTCCTTTTAGCACATTTTGAATCTAATTTATCttttagaaataatttaatatcttCAGTATTCTCTAAGAATAT
This genomic interval from Plasmodium brasilianum strain Bolivian I chromosome 13, whole genome shotgun sequence contains the following:
- a CDS encoding peptide chain release factor 1, encoding MNRVLFVGYLLLCGFPIYVSNFYIDKKKDFIKRAAEKKKDIFKRNVFHLFIKKEENEFFENKNLIRIEFRPGVGGEEALSWSRDLLKVMRKEEIFTYKTFAEKYNCTVKKVQDISESLVVSSNDNININKCGKEINISLFDLFKNEGGVHQAKIHSSTATIAIFLHKHNESKNKINSKDMKVTTFRSSKPGGQNVNKIESGVRILHKPTGIQSECQEERTQELNKRIAMKRLILKIQEQKIKDSINLLQNERSKLVKESNRSNRIRTYNFFRGYITDHVTKRKLELMYFERARLEYLLNI